One part of the Hydra vulgaris chromosome 01, alternate assembly HydraT2T_AEP genome encodes these proteins:
- the LOC136073977 gene encoding E3 SUMO-protein ligase ZBED1-like, with product MKLAVKLSKRLDQYLCNNHILECAVRDSFGMTAGMDDALQIGKDLASLTHQSTVAAELLESESDAQGINFRQLRKSVDTRWNSELDCMAFVQHLKSEITSLCANEDIFSSKTISASQWKSIEGAVEMLAPLKEAIETWLAESIPTINTVAKYLYLIHDKIDQFIETDGKNGFGVFYAKNLKNCIEKRFPLCHTGSLLSAAAKYLNPALKGLHLKLFKKFQTTKEWLASQVKDNVECQPVTRVLSADLSLNSKLKRKLNVRCETQEPTSELNPILSEMCQYEYLPDVKKDFPILD from the coding sequence ATGAAACTTGCAGTCAAATTGTCCAAGCGCCTTGACCAATACTTGTGCAACAATCATATTTTGGAATGTGCAGTTCGAGACTCATTTGGAATGACTGCTGGAATGGATGATGCGTTGCAAATAGGCAAAGATTTGGCTTCTTTAACTCACCAGTCAACAGTTGCAGCTGAGTTGCTTGAATCAGAATCAGACGCTCAAGGAATCAATTTTAGACAGTTACGCAAATCTGTTGACACAAGATGGAATAGTGAACTGGATTGCATGGCTTTTGTCCAACATCTAAAAAGTGAAATTACCAGCTTATGTGCAAATGAAGATATTTTCTCTTCAAAGACCATCAGTGCATCACAGTGGAAATCAATTGAGGGAGCAGTAGAAATGTTGGCACCACTTAAAGAAGCTATAGAAACGTGGTTGGCTGAGTCTATTCCAACAATTAACACTGTCGccaaatatctttatttaatccATGACAAAATTGATCAATTTATTGAGACGGATGGAAAAAATGGCTTCGGtgttttttatgcaaaaaacctgaaaaactGCATTGAGAAAAGATTTCCTCTTTGTCACACTGGAAGCTTATTGAGTGCTGCAGCAAAGTACTTAAATCCTGCTTTAAAGGGACTTCACTTGAAGctcttcaaaaaatttcaaacaacaaaAGAATGGTTGGCCTCACAGGTTAAGGATAATGTTGAGTGCCAACCTGTTACCAGAGTCCTTTCGGCAGATTTGTCCCTTAATTCAAAACTGAAGCGCAAGTTAAACGTCAGATGTGAAACACAAGAGCCAACATCTGAACTGAATCCTATTTTGAGCGAAATGTGCCAGTATGAATATCTCCCTGATGTCAAAAAAGACTTTCCGATTCTTGATTGA